The following coding sequences lie in one Alosa alosa isolate M-15738 ecotype Scorff River chromosome 21, AALO_Geno_1.1, whole genome shotgun sequence genomic window:
- the tex11 gene encoding testis-expressed protein 11 isoform X1 — protein sequence MELSVSIVKELAEQLTVKQSHINVDDVIQKLFQEVSVDNSFGPLDPQMEDIAIQLWNWAVTKREGPEITEHQRAKVRHVACKLVHSCGQENPSENSIRKQILMASKTGRTWLDCKNPKLADVFLGLAVKSLETLYSRLISRGDGASDINMPKADVEKDLLRVLSYQAESAVAQERHQEAVACMQRCREMLQRLPKETGYLSLMCYNFGVDSYNQKKYEESSFWLSQSYDIGKMNAKYSPGSEVQAKVLRLLATVYVEWDCQQFKEKALSAISLANKDCSSPSGLYLKIRILLRSGAPDEQLRGGLTELMESEVTLEVCLSGVRLLMGEDREQLAFDFLKKVCERFMSSPELGSALVLHIELLLQRGKELLAKQKIEDVITGHYTGQPLTPQTLTTLHLLLWDRAFKHFEAKNYTEALQWYDYSLSFYKRGQLDPNLAKLQRNRTSCFLNLQQLEKAKEAATEATRCDPNSIFSHFSIYKIAILENNVDKATQAVQEIGLLAQAPVSSEERVLLKESAAATLLSLAAQMALESEQQETAIKALESLCEHSQDVTQVLTALRCLVRLLLSTMENTTEERRNCSLDMLLSYLKMAQQRVSTLSTGTQRTDEAHWFRRIAWNCALQCESAPIRMKDFFAMSYQLSLLCPVDKGMLMAQKTCLLMAAAAALELCRTTPHSPQQPELLAEVLEHIQICWNAWNALKPSGDFSKDPTEALLLLYEFEARAKLNDPKLDTVLESVLELENVDSKILETIAARVWISLVRMAALAMEPPAHFPVLCKKALRIALSLHRKQPQADLARCSQCIHSLIELSLPRGVCEVEARVLEEVWGYYEEAQAIINSAPEDSTELEVLWLLTRAWNTGILLYSLAQYPEAEKWCGLGMSFLRHLGSLQESYQKQMSGLYSELLERLDKAKRNLIMEE from the exons ATGGAGCTCTCAGTGTCAATTGTTAAAG AACTTGCAGAACAACTAACTGTTAAACAAAGCCACATTAATGTGGATGACGTGATCCAAAAGCTTTTCCAGGAGGTGTCCGTAGACAATTCATTTGGACCACTGGACCCTCAG ATGGAGGACATAGCCATACAACTGTGGAACTGGGCAGTGACAAAGCGAGAGGGCCCAGAAATAACTGAACATCAGAGGGCAAAAG TGCGTCATGTGGCGTGTAAGTTGGTGCATTCATGTGGACAGGAGAATCCGTCAGAAAACTCCATCCGCAAGCAAATCCTG ATGGCAAGCAAAACTGGCAGGACATGGCTTGACTGTAAAAATCCCAAATTGGCAGATGTGTTCCTCGGCCTGGCTGTAAAG AGCCTGGAGACACTTTACAGCAGATTAATATCCCGTGGAGATGGAGCCTCAGATATCAACATGCCCAAAGCGGATGTGGAGAAGGACCTGCTGCGGGTGCTGTCTTATCAAGCTGAATCG GCTGTCGCTCAGGAAAGACATCAGGAGGCTGTTGCGTGTATGCAGCGCTGTAGAGAGATGCTGCAACGTCTGCCCAAAGAG ACTGGCTATCTGTCTCTGATGTGTTACAACTTTGGAGTTGACTCCTACAATCAAAAGAAATATGAGGAAAGCTCATTTTGGTTGAG TCAGAGTTATGACATCGGTAAAATGAATGCGAAGTATTCGCCAGGATCTGAAGTGCAA GCCAAAGTACTGAGGCTCCTTGCAACAGTGTACGTTGAGTGGGATTGTCAGCAGTTTAAGGAAAAAGCTCTAAGTGCCATCAGCTTAGCCAATAAG GACTGCAGCTCTCCCTCTGGACTGTACCTGAAGATCCGCATCCTGCTGAGGAGCGGCGCTCCCGATGAGCAGCTCAGAGGCG GACTCACAGAGCTCATGGAGTCTGAGGTCACTCTTGAAGTGTGTTTAAGTGGCGTGAGACTGCTGATGGGGGAGGACAG AGAGCAGCTTGCCTTTGACTTTCTGAAGAAGGTGTGTGAGCGCTTCATGTCATCCCCTGAGCTGGGCTCGGCCCTGGTGCTCCACATCGAGCTGCTGCTGCAGAGAGGCAAGGAGCTGCTGGCCAAGCAGAAGATTGAGGACGTCATCACAG GTCACTACACAGGGCAGCCGCTCACACCACAGACTCTCACCACCCTCCACCTGCTGCTGTGGGATCGAGCCTTCAAACACTTTGAG GCCAAAAACTACACGGAGGCCTTACAGTGGTATGACTACTCTCTGAGTTTCTACAAGCGGGGGCAGCTCGATCCCAATCTGGCCAAACTGCAAAGGAACCGAACTTCCTGCTTTCTCAATCTCCAACAGCTGGAGAAG GCGAAAGAGGCAGCAACAGAGGCTACCAGATGTGACCCAAACAGCATCTTCAGTCACTTTAGCATTTACAAGATCGCCATTCTGGAGAACAATGTGGACAAAG ccaccCAGGCGGTGCAGGAGATTGGGCTGCTGGCCCAGGCCCCTGTGAGCAGTGAGGAGCGGGTGCTGCTCAAGGAGAGCGCTGCTGCCACGCTGCTCAGCCTGGCGGCTCAGATGGCCCTGGAG AGCGAGCAGCAGGAAACGGCCATAAAGGCCCTGGAGAGTCTGTGTGAACACTCACAGGATGTAACGCAAGTGCTCACTGCCCTGAG GTGTTTAGTCAGACTTTTGCTGTCAACAATGGAGAACACCACTGAGGAGAGAAG GAATTGCAGCTTGGATATGCTGCTGTCCTACCTGAAAATGG cCCAGCAGAGAGTGTCCACGCTGAGCACGGGGACGCAGCGCACAGACGAGGCCCACTGGTTCAGGAGGATCG CCTGGAACTGTGCACTGCAGTGTGAGAGTGCTCCAATCAGGATGAAGGATTTCTTTGCGATGTCTTATCAG TTGTCTCTGCTCTGTCCTGTAGACAAAGGAATGCTGATGGCCCAGAAGACCTGCCTGCTTatggcggctgctgctgctctagAGCTGTGCAGAACCACTCCCCACTCCCCACAGCAG CCTGAGCTGCTGGCTGAGGTTCTAGAGCACATTCAGATCTGCTGGAACGCGTGGAATGCGCTCAAACCATCAG GAGATTTCTCTAAGGACCCAACAGAGGCGCTGCTACTCCTGTATGAGTTTGAAGCTCGTGCAAAGTTAAATGACCCCAAGCTCGACACAGTGCTGGAATCTGTGCTGGAGCTTGAGAATGTTGACTCAAAAATCCTTGAGACCATTGCTG CCCGTGTTTGGATAAGCCTAGTGCGTATGGCCG CTCTGGCCATGGAGCCGCCGGCACACTTCCCTGTCCTGTGCAAGAAGGCCCTGCGCatcgccctctctctccacaggaaGCAGCCACAGGCTGACCTGGCCCGCTGCAG TCAGTGTATCCACAGCCTGATCGAGCTGTCGCTGCCGCGTGGGGTGTGTGAGGTGGAGGCCCGTGTGCTGGAGGAGGTCTGGGGCTACTACGAGGAAGCCCAGGCCATCATCAACAGCGCT
- the tex11 gene encoding testis-expressed protein 11 isoform X2: MELSVSIVKELAEQLTVKQSHINVDDVIQKLFQEVSVDNSFGPLDPQMEDIAIQLWNWAVTKREGPEITEHQRAKVRHVACKLVHSCGQENPSENSIRKQILMASKTGRTWLDCKNPKLADVFLGLAVKSLETLYSRLISRGDGASDINMPKADVEKDLLRVLSYQAESAVAQERHQEAVACMQRCREMLQRLPKETGYLSLMCYNFGVDSYNQKKYEESSFWLSQSYDIGKMNAKYSPGSEVQAKVLRLLATVYVEWDCQQFKEKALSAISLANKDCSSPSGLYLKIRILLRSGAPDEQLRGGLTELMESEVTLEVCLSGVRLLMGEDREQLAFDFLKKVCERFMSSPELGSALVLHIELLLQRGKELLAKQKIEDVITGHYTGQPLTPQTLTTLHLLLWDRAFKHFEAKNYTEALQWYDYSLSFYKRGQLDPNLAKLQRNRTSCFLNLQQLEKAKEAATEATRCDPNSIFSHFSIYKIAILENNVDKATQAVQEIGLLAQAPVSSEERVLLKESAAATLLSLAAQMALESEQQETAIKALESLCEHSQDVTQVLTALRCLVRLLLSTMENTTEERRNCSLDMLLSYLKMAQQRVSTLSTGTQRTDEAHWFRRIAWNCALQCESAPIRMKDFFAMSYQLSLLCPVDKGMLMAQKTCLLMAAAAALELCRTTPHSPQQPELLAEVLEHIQICWNAWNALKPSGDFSKDPTEALLLLYEFEARAKLNDPKLDTVLESVLELENVDSKILETIAALAMEPPAHFPVLCKKALRIALSLHRKQPQADLARCSQCIHSLIELSLPRGVCEVEARVLEEVWGYYEEAQAIINSAPEDSTELEVLWLLTRAWNTGILLYSLAQYPEAEKWCGLGMSFLRHLGSLQESYQKQMSGLYSELLERLDKAKRNLIMEE; encoded by the exons ATGGAGCTCTCAGTGTCAATTGTTAAAG AACTTGCAGAACAACTAACTGTTAAACAAAGCCACATTAATGTGGATGACGTGATCCAAAAGCTTTTCCAGGAGGTGTCCGTAGACAATTCATTTGGACCACTGGACCCTCAG ATGGAGGACATAGCCATACAACTGTGGAACTGGGCAGTGACAAAGCGAGAGGGCCCAGAAATAACTGAACATCAGAGGGCAAAAG TGCGTCATGTGGCGTGTAAGTTGGTGCATTCATGTGGACAGGAGAATCCGTCAGAAAACTCCATCCGCAAGCAAATCCTG ATGGCAAGCAAAACTGGCAGGACATGGCTTGACTGTAAAAATCCCAAATTGGCAGATGTGTTCCTCGGCCTGGCTGTAAAG AGCCTGGAGACACTTTACAGCAGATTAATATCCCGTGGAGATGGAGCCTCAGATATCAACATGCCCAAAGCGGATGTGGAGAAGGACCTGCTGCGGGTGCTGTCTTATCAAGCTGAATCG GCTGTCGCTCAGGAAAGACATCAGGAGGCTGTTGCGTGTATGCAGCGCTGTAGAGAGATGCTGCAACGTCTGCCCAAAGAG ACTGGCTATCTGTCTCTGATGTGTTACAACTTTGGAGTTGACTCCTACAATCAAAAGAAATATGAGGAAAGCTCATTTTGGTTGAG TCAGAGTTATGACATCGGTAAAATGAATGCGAAGTATTCGCCAGGATCTGAAGTGCAA GCCAAAGTACTGAGGCTCCTTGCAACAGTGTACGTTGAGTGGGATTGTCAGCAGTTTAAGGAAAAAGCTCTAAGTGCCATCAGCTTAGCCAATAAG GACTGCAGCTCTCCCTCTGGACTGTACCTGAAGATCCGCATCCTGCTGAGGAGCGGCGCTCCCGATGAGCAGCTCAGAGGCG GACTCACAGAGCTCATGGAGTCTGAGGTCACTCTTGAAGTGTGTTTAAGTGGCGTGAGACTGCTGATGGGGGAGGACAG AGAGCAGCTTGCCTTTGACTTTCTGAAGAAGGTGTGTGAGCGCTTCATGTCATCCCCTGAGCTGGGCTCGGCCCTGGTGCTCCACATCGAGCTGCTGCTGCAGAGAGGCAAGGAGCTGCTGGCCAAGCAGAAGATTGAGGACGTCATCACAG GTCACTACACAGGGCAGCCGCTCACACCACAGACTCTCACCACCCTCCACCTGCTGCTGTGGGATCGAGCCTTCAAACACTTTGAG GCCAAAAACTACACGGAGGCCTTACAGTGGTATGACTACTCTCTGAGTTTCTACAAGCGGGGGCAGCTCGATCCCAATCTGGCCAAACTGCAAAGGAACCGAACTTCCTGCTTTCTCAATCTCCAACAGCTGGAGAAG GCGAAAGAGGCAGCAACAGAGGCTACCAGATGTGACCCAAACAGCATCTTCAGTCACTTTAGCATTTACAAGATCGCCATTCTGGAGAACAATGTGGACAAAG ccaccCAGGCGGTGCAGGAGATTGGGCTGCTGGCCCAGGCCCCTGTGAGCAGTGAGGAGCGGGTGCTGCTCAAGGAGAGCGCTGCTGCCACGCTGCTCAGCCTGGCGGCTCAGATGGCCCTGGAG AGCGAGCAGCAGGAAACGGCCATAAAGGCCCTGGAGAGTCTGTGTGAACACTCACAGGATGTAACGCAAGTGCTCACTGCCCTGAG GTGTTTAGTCAGACTTTTGCTGTCAACAATGGAGAACACCACTGAGGAGAGAAG GAATTGCAGCTTGGATATGCTGCTGTCCTACCTGAAAATGG cCCAGCAGAGAGTGTCCACGCTGAGCACGGGGACGCAGCGCACAGACGAGGCCCACTGGTTCAGGAGGATCG CCTGGAACTGTGCACTGCAGTGTGAGAGTGCTCCAATCAGGATGAAGGATTTCTTTGCGATGTCTTATCAG TTGTCTCTGCTCTGTCCTGTAGACAAAGGAATGCTGATGGCCCAGAAGACCTGCCTGCTTatggcggctgctgctgctctagAGCTGTGCAGAACCACTCCCCACTCCCCACAGCAG CCTGAGCTGCTGGCTGAGGTTCTAGAGCACATTCAGATCTGCTGGAACGCGTGGAATGCGCTCAAACCATCAG GAGATTTCTCTAAGGACCCAACAGAGGCGCTGCTACTCCTGTATGAGTTTGAAGCTCGTGCAAAGTTAAATGACCCCAAGCTCGACACAGTGCTGGAATCTGTGCTGGAGCTTGAGAATGTTGACTCAAAAATCCTTGAGACCATTGCTG CTCTGGCCATGGAGCCGCCGGCACACTTCCCTGTCCTGTGCAAGAAGGCCCTGCGCatcgccctctctctccacaggaaGCAGCCACAGGCTGACCTGGCCCGCTGCAG TCAGTGTATCCACAGCCTGATCGAGCTGTCGCTGCCGCGTGGGGTGTGTGAGGTGGAGGCCCGTGTGCTGGAGGAGGTCTGGGGCTACTACGAGGAAGCCCAGGCCATCATCAACAGCGCT